Proteins from a single region of Theileria parva strain Muguga chromosome 1, complete sequence, whole genome shotgun sequence:
- a CDS encoding RF-1 domain protein, with amino-acid sequence MKLPVYGIVLLSFLTSNGFITNNHSRMLPFVRYSSPFSHRRAGIFTYTLDLSYKHLNKSGRLYSHNSGYYDNTKDHKELELKALRNKVFEISEPNSKLEEKYIKASGPGGQKINKSAICVQLNYSNPSGSIKINIKTKKHRTLILNRIEATEILIAKLKEIKDKEIMDEKREQFKESMRNRELSEKSKYRRMVYKKNRSFIKKMRSTAKIHESEY; translated from the exons ATGAAATTGCCTGTTTATGGGATTGTTTTGCTATCCTTCTTGACTTCGAATGGTtttataactaataatCATAGTCGAATGCTTCCATTTGTTCGTTATTCTTCACCATTCTCTCATAGAAGAGCCGGTATTTTTACTTACACACTGg ATTTAAGTTACAAACATCTTAACAAATCTGGAAGGTTGTATTCACATAATTCTGGCTATTACGATAACACAAAAGACCATAAGGAATTGGAACTAAAGGCATTAAGAAATAAAGTGTTTGAAATTTCTGAGCCAAACTCTAAATTGGAAGAGAAATACATAAAAGCAAGTGGACCTGGAGGTcaaaaaatcaataaatcTGCAATTTGTGTACAATTAAACTACTCAAACCCCTCAGGaagtattaaaatcaaCATTAAGACTAAAAAGCACAGAACGTTAATTTTGAATCGCATAGAAGCTACAGAAATACTAATCGCTAAACTTAAAGAGATAAAAGACAAGGAAATTATGGATGAAAAGCGGGAACAATTTAAGGAGTCAATGAGAAACAGAGAGCTGTCGGAGAAATCAAAGTATCGAAGAATGGTTTACAAAAAGAACAGATCTTTTATAAAGAAAATGAGATCGACAGCTAAAATACACGAAAGTGAATATTGA